The genomic window TCATCGACTCGCAACTTCCCGTTGGCATCCAGGCCATCATTCAGGTCGTCGGTATCCACCCAACCTGCAAAAGGAAGGGATTCCGCCACCCGCATCTGGGCCTCACGTACGCGATGCCAGTCCATACTGCTGGGCCCGTCGAGACCGTGGTCACTAATACGGCCGATCACCAGACGGATATCATCCCGCCCGAGATCCGCCTGGAGATTTGCTATCAGCCCACGGAGTTTGTCCTCGTAAAGTTCACCCGCCCCTTCACGCGCATCCCGCTCGCCCTGCATCCAGATAAAGGTCACGCTGTCGATCGCAGGGAGATCACCCGTTTCAGCCGTGATCTTTCGCAGCAGTTGCTGGTAGAGGGGGCCGCGGCTCTCCGGCTGACCAGAGACAGCAACCGATGGTTCAAGCGTCTGATACCAGCGCTGGATCGGCTGGCCGCCCTGGGCATCCTTGATCACGATCAGCTGATCGGCGGGGAGAGCCGCTTGCAGGAGCGGCATAAAGACATCTTCCGGGTCCAACCGGGCCATGTTCGACTGACCCGAAAGAATGAATAAGTGTCGACTGACGACCTCTGCCACCGGCGCGGCGTTCATAAGCAACAAAAAAATGGCGGCAAGCATCTGCCGCATATCGGCTCTCCTGTCCGCTGGGTCTTATCTTGTTCCATATGGAGCAATCGGTGCATGAGCATCCTGTGGCATCCGGCTTTGCCCGATCTATCATCTCGGGCACACCTCATACTTCATACTCACCGGGCATTCATATGTTTAGCTCATATGCATATATAGACGCTCACCCATCACAGGTGGCCGTTAGTGAGGGAGATAGGATGCAGACAGCTGCCTACCGACAGGGGAACGACGCCCAGTACCACCGCCTGTACAGTGATAACAGTCCCCGAAAAGGAAATTATGATCAGGCAACATGGCCTCGTGATTTATGCAGTTCTCGGGCTCGAAGTTAAGATCTAGCGTCTAGCAATCCGGTAAAATACCTTGCCCTATAGACACCATAACGCCGATGATCAAGCCCTACAGAAGAGAGAGTGGCGGGCATACAAACATAATCATTAGAGCGATTTTCCAGCCAAAACCGGTCGTGATAAATGGGAAGGCAGGGATCAGAAGGAGGGAGAAGAAATAACAAAAGCAGAACTACCCTAAAGCAACCTGCTTAATCACTAGTCGCTGTGCTTTCATCTTTATTACATATTCGCTCAACTAGGCCAGAATTCTTTCAGGCAACCGCACCGAAAAAAGGTTTAATCAATACTCCTAAACCACTTACTCATGAGACAAAAAAAATCGAATGCGTTAGTATATTTTTTCAGGAGACCCTGCAAACCACATAATGAAGCTACATCTCTTACAACAGGCGATAGCCGCACTCTCATTGGCCCAGTCCAGGTTCAAAAGTGACATTGTAGCCGTATTCAACTGCGCAGATCCCAGGTCAAATTGCTGAAATCCACAGTGAATACATTTCAGCTCGACACCATTCACCTCAAAACGATCAGATTTCATTGCCGCGGCAGCTCCCTTCAAACCTGCCCTAAACTTTTTCATAAAAGCCAAAATCCATCTCCTTCGACAATTTCCAGAACCACCTTTCACTCGGCATATGAACAAGAAAGATAGCTAACACCATCATATACTCTTACTTTTCCAGCTAGCGCCAGATTTTCTGCCCCGCGCAATATCTTGGACGACTCACCCTGCGACAAGCTATCGATAAGTGCTCTTATCTTAAGCGGATCCATTCGATCTATTTTAGAATTCTTATTTAGAATCTAACTATGAAACACTCTATACAGAAAAACCAGATGCAGACAATTTCGCCAAGACTCGAGCCCCATCAGCGCTAGGCAAATACTCGTTCTGCACCCTTCAAATACGTAAATGCCATTTCTTTCTTGCAGAATAAAAAAGCCGCTCGACTTGAGCGGCTTATCTTGATGACTATGGGCCACGTTCGCGAGGTTACTCCCCCTCGCCATTCATCCCCAGCTCCTTGAGCTTGCGCGTGAGGGTATTCCTGCCCCAACCCAGCAATTCGGCTGCATCACGCTTGCGCCCGGCGGTATGCTTGAGAGCGATCTCGATCAGGGCTTTTTCGAACGCCGGCACAGCCTCACTCAAGATCTCCCGACGCCCCGCTGCCAGGGCCTGATCGGCCCAGAGACGCAGGGACTTCTGCCAGTCCTGCGGCGCTGCAGTACTGGTTGTCTGCTGCTGTAACTCCTGCGGCAGGTCCTCGATATGCACCTCGCGCCCTGAGGCCATCACTGTAATCCAGCGACAGGTATTCTCGAGCTGGCGCACGTTGCCGGGCCAATCGAGATTGGCGAGGTACTCCTCGGTTTCCTTGAGCAGAATCTTCGGCTCCACTCCCAGGTCTTTGGCCGCACTGTTGAAGAAGTGGCGTACCAGACGGGGAATATCCTCGCGGCGGTCGGCGAGCCGCGGGATATGGATGCGAATGACGTTCAGGCGATGGAACAGGTCCTCGCGGAACTTGTGCTCCCCAACCAGCTTTTCCAGATCCTGGTGTGTAGCAGCGATGATACGCACATCCACCTTCACCGGTGTGTGGCCACCGACGCGGTAAAACTCCCCATCTGCCAGTACTCGCAGTAGCCGGGTCTGGGTCTCGGCCGGCATATCGCCGATTTCATCCAGAAACAGGGTGCCGCCATCGGCCTGCTCGAAACGGCCGGCGCGCTGGGTCGTGGCACCGGTAAATGCGCCTTTCTCGTGGCCGAACAATTCGGACTCCATCAGATCCTTGGGAATGGCGGCCATATTCAGGGCAATAAACGGTTTGCTCTTGCGCGGGCTGTGATTGTGCAATGCCTGCGCCACCAGCTCTTTACCGGTGCCGGACTCACCATTGATCAGCACGGTGATATTGGAGTGGGACAGGCGGCCGATTGCCCGGAAGACCTCCTGCATCGCCGGCGCCTCGCCGATGATCTCCTTGCTGCCATTGACCTGCTCGACAGTGACCGGCTCTTCGGCCTGCTGTTCGCTGGCATGTGCCAGCGCGCGGCGGGTTACCGCCACCGCCTCATCCACATCGAAAGGCTTGGGCAGATACTCGAAGGCACCGCCCTGGTAGGCAGCCACAGCGCTATCGAGGTCCGAGTGTGCCGTCATGATGATGATCGGCAGTGCCGGGCGCTCCGCCTGGAAACGCTGCAGCAGTTTGAAACCGTCGGATCCGGGCATGCGGATATCGCTGATGACCACGTCAGGGGAATCGCTGTAGAAGTCGTCGAGGGCGCTGTCGCCACTCTCGTAACACTTGGTGTCGATACCTTCACGGGAAAGCGCCCGCTCCAGTACCCAGCGAATCGATCGGTCGTCGTCAATAATCCAAACGCGATTGCTCATGCTCTTTCATCCACTAAGCTGCTATTCGTTTTCAAGGGGCAGGTAGATCTGGAAGACGCTCTGCCCGGGGCGGCTGTCGCATTTGATCAGGCCGCGATGCTGATTGATGATGTTCTGCGAGATGGAAAGCCCCAGCCCCGAGCCCTCGGCGCGCCCTGAGATCATCGGGTAGAAGATGCGCTCGCGAATCTCCTCCGCGATGCCCGGGCCGTTGTCCTCGATATCGATGCGGCAAACCAGTGGGCAGCAGCGCCGGCCGATGGTGAAACGACGCTGGATGCGGGTGCGCAGCGTGATCTCGCCGGCAGCCAGGCCGATGCTCTCGTCGATGGCTTGCATGGCGTTGCGGGCGATATTCAACAGCGCCTGGATCAGCTGCTCAGTGTCCGCGGGAAACTCTGGAATGGATGGGTCGTAATCGCGGCGAATACGCAATTCACCATCGCATTCTGCATCGATCAACTGTGCGACCCTTTCGAGTATCTCGTGCACATTGGTGGGGGCCATGGACGCCGGCTGGTTGGGGCCCAACAGCCGGTCGACCAGGTTTCTCAGGCGATCGGCCTCGTCGATGATGATCTGGGTGTATTCCGCCAGGTCCTCATCCGGTAATTCCCGCTGCAGTAACTGGGCCGCGCCGCGGATGCCGCCAAGAGGGTTTTTCACCTCGTGGGCCATACCGCGGACCAGATTGCGGGTGGTCTCCTGGGCACTGAGCAGGGCGTCTTCCCTGGCGATACGCAGTAAGCGGTCCATGGGTTGGATTTCCACCAGCAAGAGACCCAGCTCGGGCACAGGACTCACCGAGTAATCCACCGTGCGGTGCTCCAGGTTGTGCAAGTCCCAGCTGGCCCGGCGCACGGTATAGCGCTCACCACTGGCCAGTGCCGCGCGCATGGCTTCCTGGGCGCCTTTCGACTCCCGCACCAGCTCCCGCAGCGGGTGGCCACTGACCCGCGTACTGGAAGCCGCCAACAGGTCTTCGGCGGCTGCGTTCAGGTAGCAGATCAACAGGCTGTCATCGAGGACCAGCACGGCGGTGGTCAAACTATCCAGCAACTGGCGCAGCTGGCGGTCATTGAGCATGGCGTCTTTCCGGTTCAGTGATGGCGCGATCGCCATTCCAAATGCGGTCGATAGATTGCGGTGCAAAAAGCAAACCAAAATGGCGCACGGGTTACGCTTTGCCTGGCAGTGGTTACACCTACCGCGCCAAACACGGGCACAGGGCCAGTTCTCGGCGGGATGACCAATGGACATCGGTGTCGCTAGGCCAATCGCAAAGCCTGTGGAGCAAATCGCGCGCACAGAGCGCACCATTGTGGTGCATTGATCAGAAAAAGGACAGCATTGCGCCTGAACGGCGGGTCTGCAGAAGACAGGAAATCAGGTATGGGGGGCAGCCCCACCGGGCAAACCTCACCGGTGGGGTTAAGAGGAGCCGGTTACTGACCGTCAGTTATTACGGCGTGGCTGCGGTGGCCGCGCCAAGCCGGGTGCGGCCGGGGACTTCGGTGCCTGCGGTGCCGTGGCACCGGGGAAATCGGGCACCTGGTCGCCCGGGCGCTTTACATAGAGGTTGATGATCTGGGAGCGGGCCAGCACATTGCCGCCCGGGTCCGTCAGCACTGCCTGCAGGGTGTGGGTGCCTCGCTCCAGTGCGGATATATCCAGCCGGTTGCCGGAAGAGCTGCCCAGCCAGGGCTGGCCGTCCACAACCGCGAATACCTGGTGCCCCTGAGGGGGGATCGGCTCGATGGCCACTTCCATGACGATAAAACGTTGCCCCGGAGGAATGGTGGCGCCGTTCTGCGGGCTGACAATGGCGAAGTTCACCGGCCCCGTGTAGGCCCGGCGCCGATCGTCCTCATCCTGCTTTTTGGGCGACAGCTTGCGGGTGGGCATGGGGCGTGGTTGCACATTGATCGGCCCCAGTTTGATACGTTCCGCCTTCCCGTCTGGGGGGGGCGTATCGGTGAACACCACGCTGCCATCTGGCCCCACCGTCTTGTAGACCACACTGCCGCCGGAAGCCGATTGATCCGAGCCGTCGCCACCGGCGAAAGCTGGCGCGGCAATGATTAACAGCGCAATTAACAATCCGTAGTGTTTCTTCATGAAATCCCGTTCGTGGACTCATCCACGCCTGGCAGTGAAAGAAAATCCTGCTACTTACAACCTAGCAGGTTGGGGGTCATCTCCCGCTAGTGTACCGCCAACAAAAAAGCCCGCACCTGGAGGGCGCGGGCTTTTGGCGTCAAATGCGACTGGCGTCACGGGGACGCCGATGCACATTAAACGGAGTAGTACATCTCGAACTCGACCGGGTGAGTGGTCATGTTCAGGCGCTCTACTTCTTCACGCTTCAGATCGATGTAAGCATCGATGGCGTCGTCGGAGAAAACACCACCTTCGGTCAGGAATGCGCGGTCCTGATCCAGTGCGTCCAGGGCCATTTCCAGGCTGGAGGCAACGGTCGGGTACTCGGCCACTTCTTCCGCCGGCAGGTCGTACAGGTCCTTGTCGGCCGGGTCGCCCGGGTGGATCTTGTTCTTGATGCCGTCGAGGCCGGCCATCAGCATGGCAGCGAACACCAGGTAGGGGTTGGCGGTCGGGTCCGGGAAACGGGCCTCGATGCGCTTGCCCTTCGGGCTGGCAACGTACGGGATGCGGATGGAAGCAGAACGGTTGCGCGCGGAGTAAGCCAGGATAACCGGCGCCTCGAAGCCCGGCACCAGACGCTTGTAAGAGTTGGTGGAGGCATTAGCAAAAGCGTTGATCGCGCGAGCGTGCTTGATGATACCGCCAATGTAGTACAGGGCAGTCTCGGACAGACCGGAGTAACCGTCACCAGCAAACTGGTTGACGCCGTCCTTGCTGAAGGACTGGTGGATGTGCATGCCGGAACCGTTATCACCTACCAGCGGCTTGGGCATGAAGGTGGCGGTCTTGCCGTAAGCGTGGGCAACGTTGTGCACGCAGTACTTCAGGATCTGTACTTCGTCAGCCTTCTTCACCAGGGTGTTGGCGCCAACGCCGATCTCACACTGACCTGCGGTGCCCACTTCGTGGTGGTGTACTTCGATCACCAGGCCCATCTGCTCCATGGCGGAACACATGGCAGCGCGCACGTCGTGCAGGGAGTCGACCGGCGGAACCGGGAAGTAACCGCCTTTAACACCCGGACGGTGGCCAATGTTGCCTTCCGGATGCGGCATGCTGGAGGACCAGGCTGCTTCTTCAGAATTGATCTTGTAGAAAGCGCCGGCCATGTCCGCGCCCCAGGTAATATCGTCAAAGACGAAGAACTCGGGCTCCGGACCAAACAGGGCAGTGTCACCCAGGCCAGTGGACTTCAGGTAGTCCTCAGCGCGCTGAGCGATGGAACGCGGGTCGCGCTCGTAGCCCTGGCCAGTGGACGGCTCAACGATGTTACAGCGCAGGATAACGGTAGCTTCGTCGGTGAACGGGTCCAGCACCGCAGTCTCGTCGTCCGGCATCAGAATCATGTCGGACTCGTTGATACCCTTCCAGCCAGCGATGGAGGAGCCGTCGAACATCTTGCCTTCTTCGAAGAACTCACCGTCAATCTCGGATACCGGCAGGGATACGTGTTGTTCTTTACCTTTGGTGTCGGTGAAGCGCAGATCTACCCACTTGGCTTCACTCTCTTTAATCAAACCGAGCGTTTTCGCTGACATTGCAGTCCTCCAGGTCTTGGAAAAGTATTGAGTTGCGACAGCCCTTTTGCTGGCGTGTGCTCTTCTGTCGTAAAGGTCCTCAGGCGCGACCTCTAGTTAGCCAGTTACGAAGCAAGGAGTGTGCCAAATTGGGGCAGCAGCGCCAGATCGCGCTCAACCGGGGCCGCATGGCGTCGCCGTGATCAGAATAGATGCACCGAGCGCAACTGGCCACCGATTTGCGCACCAAAATGGCGCGCATTCGCGCGCGTCCGCACAATCCAGGTGCACGACCAGTTGGCGGCGTGCTGGTTTATAATGCAGCGTTTTCTCAGCAAAGCGGTACAACACGGATTCCCATGCACTTTGTCGTCAAGTTCTTTCCCGAAATCACCATCAAGAGCAACCCGGTGCGCAAGCGCATGTCCAAGCAGCTCAAGGACAACCTGCGCATCCTGCTGCACCGGGTGGACGATCGCATCAAGGTCCTGAAGGACTGGGAGAAGATTGAAGTCATCGCCCCGGACGCGGTTGCGCACCTCTCCGACCGTATCGAAGAGGTATTGGCCCACACGCCGGGCATCGCCAACTTTGCCCGCGTGCAACAGTTTCCCCTGGGAGACATGCACGACGTCTACGAAAAGACCTTTTCCGTGTGGGGCGACAAGCTCGACGGCAAGACTTTCTGCGTACGCGTGAAGCGCAGCGGCAAGCACGACTTCCAGTCCCTGGATGTTGAGCAATACGTTGGCGGCGGCCTGAACAAGAACACCGGCGCCACTGGTGTGAAGCTGAAGAACCCGGACGTGACGGTGAAACTGGAAATCCGCCACGACAAGCTCAATGTGATTGAGGAGCTGCACCAGGGACTGGGTGGTTTCCCACTGGGCACCCAGGATCCGGTGCTTTCCCTGGTCTCCGGTGGTTTCGATTCCATCGTCGCCAGCTACCTGACCATCAAGCGTGGTATCCGCACCCACTTCCTGTTTTTCAACCTTGGCGGCCGCCAGCACGAGCTGGGCGTCAAGGAGGTCTCCTATTACCTGTGGAACCGCTATGGCTCCTCACACCGGGTGCGCTTTGTCAGCGTGCCCTTCGACGAGGTGGTGACCGAGATCCTCACCAACGTGGACGACTCCCACATGGGCGTAATCCTGAAGCGCATGATGCTGCGCGCCGCCACTGCGATCGCCAACGAGCTGCAGGTGGATGCACTGGTGACCGGTGAAGCCATCGCCCAGGTGTCCAGCCAGACCCTCAAGAACCTGTCGGTAATCGACAGTGTCACCGATACCCTGGTACTGCGGCCGCTGATCGTGAGCGACAAGAGCGACATCATCCGCACCGCCCGCGAGATCGGCACCGAAGAGTTCGCGGCCAATATGCCGGAATACTGCGGCGTAATTTCCGTAAAACCGACTACCAGGGCCAAGCGCGAGCGGGTCGAGGAAGAAGAGAGCCATTTCGATTTCAGCGTGCTTGATCGCGCTGTAAACAACCGGGTAATCCAGAATATCGACCAGGTGGTGGAAGAGGTAGAGGGCGAGGTGCCCGATGTAGAAGTGGTCAGCGAGCCCGGCGAGGCGGTAATCATCGACATCCGCCACCCGGATGAAGAAGAGCTGGATCCGCTGGAGCTTGAAAACAGCCAGGTGGAGGTGATCCCCTTCTACCGCCTTAACAGTGCTTTCAGCAAGCTGGATCCGGAAAAGAAATACCTCCTGTATTGCAGCCGCGGCGTCATGAGCAGACTGCACGCCTCCCATCTCCTGGACGAGGGCTACCGCAACGTGGCCGTGTTGCGTCCGCACCTGCCGCACCGGCCTGACTGAGCCGACTCTACAAGGGGCCGGGGTCATCGATCGCCAGCCCCGGCGGGCTTTCCCTCCGAGCTTCACCCCATGACGGCATTGATGCGGTAGGCGAGCCCCACTCCAGAAAACGCCTTCAAGCACAAAATACCCACCCACCAGCCATGCCCAACAAGCCCCCCTGTCAAACCGGGACATTCCTGGAGGGATTACGCCGCGCGAAAATAACGACAGCAGCGGGAGCCCTTTCGGAGCCAAAATTGCCATTTAACGACGCAGTTCAGCAGATCTGTCGGCAAGCCCCCCCAAAAAAACAAAACAACATGCTATGACCGAATGGACTACGTGATTTCCTGCTGCCACCCTGAAATTTTGTAACAGTTTGTGACTTTTTGATCTGCCGCTCCCGCCCCTCGGTTACGGTTGTGTTAAAAGAGTTTTCAACAGATATGTTATCCCTCTAACCATGTACAGAAGAATTCTAATAACACTGCTATTTCTGCTGGCTCAAAGCACCACCCAGGGCGCTGAGATCAGTGCGTCCCAGTGGAAATTGTCTTTGGCGAGCGGCCGGGGAATCATAGAAAATCCACTCGCTGGTCGCGAGAATGGCGAAACGCCTTTGCTGCCATCCTTCAGCTATTACGGAAAACGTTTCTTTTTCAGCAATCTGACGGCGGGCTATAGCCTCGTTGAGAATGAGCGCTTCTATATTGATTTAATTGCCCAGCCTAACGAAGACGGACTCTATTTCCAGCTGGAAAAGCCCGGGGTCGGCCCCGGCTCAGCGTCCATTTTTATACCGCTGTTCCAGGCCCCGGAGGTGAGCGAAATCGATCGTAGAGTCTCCCTGATGGCGGGCCCGAGCGGAACACTGGTAACCTCACTGGCAGACCTATCCTTCTCCTGGCTGCACGACATCTCTGGAGTGCATCATGGCAATGAGACACACCTGAGTCTCGATAAGCAGTATCCCCTTCTGGGGGGATCACTTGGTTTCGGTATCGGGGCCATCCATAAAGATATGGACCTGATAAATTATTATTACCATTTCCGCGAAGAGGAAGCCGGCGTTTTCACCAACCGTTATGCGCTAGCGTTTCCTCCCGGCGATGTCACCGATCAATACGCACGCCTGCACTTTGCCTACCCCCTCGGGAACCGGTTGGAACTCCGCCTCGCAGCCCGATACAACCGCTTTGACCTGGACGGCAGGCTTCCGCGCTTCATCGAAAAACCTGAAACCCTGAGCTGGTTCGCGGGGATCCAGTACTCCATTGGTAGTGGGCGATGAAACACTCCCGCCCACTACTATTCGCACTGTGCTCAACCCTGTCCTTTCCCGGCGTGATCCATGCTGCCGAACTGAACCTGACACCAGCCCTCTGTGCAATCGACGAGGGCGAAGAGCACTGCGCTATCTCAGTGAGTGTCGCGTTTTCTGGCGATGAAAATAAACGCTATTGCCTGACTATTTCTGGCAAGGGCCTGGTGCGCTGTTTTGACAGTCAGCCGCTGAATGAAATGCAGGTCTATGTCACCGCAGATACCAATACCCAGTTCCTGGTAACAGAAAAGGCGAGTGGTAAAGAGGTAGCCACAGCCACACTGAAGGTCGCACGCTACCGCCCCACGCGCCACCAACGTCGCTATGGTTGGGGGCTGCTGTGACAACAACCGGCTACCGTATTCTTTTATTGGAAGACGATGTGCAACTGGCCGCGCTCATTTGTCGTTTTCTGGGCGAACGCGGCTGTGTTGTAAGCCATGCCAGTAATGGCAATGACTTTCTCAAGGCATTGCACCACCGTGAGTACGAGCTGATTTTGGCAGATGTCGTCTTGCCCGACGCCAGTGGTTTCCAGTTACTTCAACAGTGCCGGCACCAGTTGACGTGCCCGCTGATTTTTATCAGTGCACTCAGCTCCGTGCGCGACCAGGTCAGCGGACTGGAACTGGGTGCCTGTGATTACCTGGTCAAGCCCGTCGACCCGGAGCTGCTCTGGGCCAAGATCCAGGCGAATATCCGCAACACGCGAAAACCTGCGCCCACGAGCACCGATATTCACTTCGGTCCGCTACTGATCGACCTGGCCAACCGCGAAGCGTCTGTCGAGGACGAACCATTAAAACTCACAGCCAACGAATTTGATCTTCTTCTGATTTTTGCCGAGCAACCGGCCGAACTCCTCAGCCGTGAGTATTTGTTTCGACGCGTGGTCGGCCGGGAATTTGACGGTCTCGATCGGGTAGTGGATATGCGAGTAAGCAGGCTGCGCAAAAAGCTGGACACTTTCACACAAGAGGTCGCCATACGCTCCGTTCGGGGCCGGGGCTATATCCTCTGCACAGCAAAAGACAACAGCTGATGCGCGGTCAGATGCTGCGCCTGCTGGGCATGATGGCGCTGGCCCTGGTTGTGGTGTTCTCAGCGATCAGCGCACTGTACGAGTATTATTCCAGCGACCCCGGGGACTATACGATTAGCGCTGCACAGCTGGCGGAAGCACTGGAGCGCGACAATACACCGCTGGTCCAGTGGTACCCGGTGGATGCCATCCACTTTCCGAAAGAACTGATGACGCGCCTGGAGTCCGGCGCGATCGTCGGCCTTGACGATGATGATCGGCAGATCCGTTATTATCGGTTGAGCGAAAAAGGTATCCTCGAAATCGGGCCCTTTAGCCAACGGGAAACCGAGAACATTACCCAGTGGCGACTGCTATTTATCAGTAGCATTCTGCTGATGCTGATGCTGTTGATCTGGCCCATATTCCGCGACCTCAACCGCCTGCAAAATCTGGCGATTCGGTTCAGCAAAAATCCTTTCCGGATGCCGAACCCCACCAGCCGCCGGTCCACCATCTATCCCCTGGCAGAGACTTTCCGGCGCATGGCCAATATCGTGCTCGGCTACTACCAGATGAACCAGGATTTGGCCCGCACTATTGCCCATGAGATCCGCACCCCCCTGGCCCGGGTGAAATTTCAGCTGGCGCTCAATGAAGCAAAGACGGAGAGCGACCAGGTCATTGCAAAGGCGGTCGGTGACGTGGAACAGCTGGTGGATAAATACCTGAATTTCTCCCGCCTCGAACTTCACGAGGAGTTTATCGCCCGCAAACAGGTCTGCCTGGAAGACTTTTTCGATCAGCTGGCCTCGACGCTTGAAAACCACTGCCCGGAGCTGGAAGTCGGCTACTACTTTCCAGACGGCGCCGCCTGGTTCGAGCCTGAGGCACTGGCGATTGCCATTCACAACCTGGTGACCAATGCCCGCAAGTATGCCCACAATCGGGTCGACGTACGGTTCGACTCTAGTGCAGACTGCTGCACGCTGACCGTCGACGACAATGGCCCCGGCCTGGCCGGCGATGCCCTGGAGCTAACGGATGCCTTTACGCGCTCCGCTACAGACGAGCAGGGCTACGGGCTCGGACTCTACATCGTAAAAAAAGTCATGATGTGGCATGACGGCGACCTCAAGCTGGATCGCTCACCAACGCTCGGCGGAACACGCGCCACCCTCAGCTGGCCCAACACCCCCTGATGCTTCCGACACCGGAATACCGCAGGCCTAATGGCCCGAATCCATTGCGGTGGTATTGAGATGCCCGGTTTCGAGCCTCACGCCATCTAGCTGCTGGAAACGTTCAAGGACCTGAGGGTAGATACGGATCATGTCCCTGACAA from Microbulbifer aggregans includes these protein-coding regions:
- a CDS encoding sensor histidine kinase, whose translation is MRGQMLRLLGMMALALVVVFSAISALYEYYSSDPGDYTISAAQLAEALERDNTPLVQWYPVDAIHFPKELMTRLESGAIVGLDDDDRQIRYYRLSEKGILEIGPFSQRETENITQWRLLFISSILLMLMLLIWPIFRDLNRLQNLAIRFSKNPFRMPNPTSRRSTIYPLAETFRRMANIVLGYYQMNQDLARTIAHEIRTPLARVKFQLALNEAKTESDQVIAKAVGDVEQLVDKYLNFSRLELHEEFIARKQVCLEDFFDQLASTLENHCPELEVGYYFPDGAAWFEPEALAIAIHNLVTNARKYAHNRVDVRFDSSADCCTLTVDDNGPGLAGDALELTDAFTRSATDEQGYGLGLYIVKKVMMWHDGDLKLDRSPTLGGTRATLSWPNTP